From one Streptococcus oralis genomic stretch:
- a CDS encoding ABC transporter substrate-binding protein, with protein MKNWKKYAFASASVVALAAGLAACGNLTGNNKKAADTTSGEKPVIKMYQIGDKPDNLDELLENANKIIEEKVGAKLDIQYLGWGDYDKKMSVITSSGENYDIAFASNYVVNAQKGAYADLTELYKKEGAELYKALDPAYIKGNTVNGKIYAVPVAANVASSQNFAFNGTLLAKYGIDISGVTSYETLEPVLKQIKEKAPDVVPFAVTKNFIPSDNFDYPVPNGLPFVIDLEGDTTKIVNRYEVPRFKEHLKTLHKFYEEGYIPKDVATSDTSFDLQQDTWFVREETVGPADYGNSLLSRVANKDIQIKPITNFIKKNQTTQVANFVISNNSKNKEKSMEVLNLLNTNPELLNGLVYGPEGKNWEKIEGKENRVRVLDGYKGNTHMGGWNTGNNWILYINENVTDQQIEDSKKQLAEAKESPALGFIFNTDNVKSEISAISNTMQQFDTAINTGTVDPDKAIPELMEKLKSEGAYEKVLNEMQKQYDEFLKNKKS; from the coding sequence ATGAAAAACTGGAAAAAATATGCTTTTGCATCTGCTAGCGTAGTCGCTTTGGCTGCTGGCCTTGCTGCTTGTGGAAACCTTACAGGTAACAACAAAAAAGCTGCAGATACTACTTCAGGTGAAAAACCTGTAATCAAAATGTACCAAATCGGTGACAAACCAGACAACTTGGATGAATTGCTAGAAAATGCAAACAAAATCATCGAAGAAAAAGTCGGTGCTAAATTGGATATCCAATACCTTGGATGGGGTGACTATGATAAGAAAATGTCTGTTATCACATCATCTGGTGAAAACTATGATATCGCATTTGCATCTAACTATGTCGTAAATGCTCAAAAAGGTGCTTATGCTGACTTAACAGAATTGTATAAAAAAGAAGGAGCAGAGCTTTACAAAGCACTTGACCCAGCTTACATCAAAGGGAACACTGTAAACGGTAAGATCTATGCAGTACCAGTTGCAGCTAACGTTGCATCATCTCAAAACTTTGCCTTCAACGGAACTCTTCTTGCTAAATACGGTATCGATATTTCAGGTGTCACTTCATACGAAACACTTGAGCCAGTCTTGAAACAAATCAAAGAAAAAGCTCCAGATGTAGTACCATTTGCGGTTACGAAGAACTTTATCCCATCTGATAACTTTGACTACCCAGTACCAAACGGACTTCCATTTGTTATCGACCTTGAAGGAGACACTACTAAGATCGTAAACCGTTACGAAGTGCCTCGTTTCAAAGAACACTTGAAGACTCTTCACAAATTCTATGAAGAAGGATACATTCCAAAAGACGTAGCAACCAGCGACACTTCATTTGACCTTCAACAAGATACTTGGTTTGTTCGTGAAGAAACAGTAGGACCAGCTGACTATGGTAACAGCTTGCTTTCACGTGTTGCTAACAAAGACATCCAAATCAAACCAATCACTAACTTTATCAAGAAAAATCAAACAACACAAGTTGCCAACTTTGTTATCTCAAACAACTCTAAGAACAAAGAAAAATCAATGGAAGTGTTGAACCTCTTGAACACGAACCCAGAACTCTTGAACGGTCTTGTTTACGGTCCAGAAGGCAAGAACTGGGAAAAAATTGAAGGTAAAGAAAACCGTGTACGCGTCCTTGATGGCTACAAAGGAAATACTCACATGGGTGGATGGAACACTGGTAACAACTGGATTCTTTACATCAACGAAAACGTTACAGACCAACAAATCGAAGATTCTAAGAAACAATTGGCAGAAGCTAAAGAATCTCCAGCACTTGGATTCATCTTTAACACTGACAATGTGAAATCTGAAATCTCAGCCATTTCTAACACAATGCAACAATTCGATACAGCTATCAACACTGGTACTGTAGACCCAGATAAAGCTATTCCAGAATTGATGGAAAAATTGAAATCTGAAGGTGCCTACGAAAAAGTATTGAACGAAATGCAAAAACAATATGACGAATTCTTGAAAAACAAAAAATCATAA
- a CDS encoding ABC transporter permease has product MKKFSKTLRDNWIFLLMVLPGALWLILFFYIPVFGNVVAFKDYHMTSNGFIDSIVNSKWVGLDNFRFLFSSKDAFIITRNTVLYNLGFIFIGLIVSVGIAIILSELRSKRMVKIFQTSMLFPYFLSWVIISFFTDAFLNIDKGVFNHFLTSIGMKEVNFYADLGIWPYLLLFLGIWKGFGYSSVMYYATIMGIDPTYYEAATVDGASKWQRIRNVTIPQLTPLVTVLTILAVGNIFRADFGLFYQIPHNAGQLYNVTNVLDVYVFNGLTQTADIGMASAAGLYQSVVGLILVILSNLLARRVDPNSALF; this is encoded by the coding sequence ATGAAAAAGTTTTCAAAGACCTTGAGAGATAACTGGATCTTTCTCTTGATGGTTTTACCAGGGGCACTCTGGTTGATTCTATTCTTTTACATTCCAGTATTTGGGAATGTGGTCGCCTTTAAAGACTACCATATGACCAGTAATGGTTTCATAGATAGTATTGTGAATAGTAAATGGGTCGGGTTAGATAATTTCAGATTCTTGTTCAGTTCAAAAGATGCCTTTATCATCACTCGTAATACCGTTCTTTACAATCTCGGCTTTATCTTTATCGGTTTGATTGTATCAGTAGGGATTGCCATCATCCTCAGCGAGCTTCGCTCTAAAAGAATGGTTAAGATTTTCCAAACGTCTATGTTGTTCCCTTACTTCCTGTCATGGGTTATCATCAGTTTCTTTACAGATGCCTTCCTAAACATTGACAAAGGGGTCTTCAACCATTTCCTAACATCCATTGGCATGAAGGAAGTCAACTTCTACGCTGACTTAGGCATTTGGCCATACCTTCTCCTTTTCCTAGGTATTTGGAAAGGCTTTGGATATAGCAGTGTCATGTACTATGCGACAATCATGGGAATTGACCCAACCTACTACGAAGCAGCAACAGTGGACGGGGCGAGCAAGTGGCAACGTATTCGCAACGTAACCATTCCTCAGTTGACTCCGCTTGTAACAGTCTTGACCATCCTTGCAGTCGGAAATATCTTCCGTGCAGACTTTGGTCTCTTCTATCAAATTCCACACAATGCTGGTCAGCTTTACAATGTAACCAACGTTTTGGACGTGTATGTCTTTAATGGTTTGACTCAGACAGCAGATATCGGTATGGCTTCAGCAGCCGGTCTTTACCAATCCGTAGTCGGTTTGATTCTGGTTATCCTATCAAACTTGCTTGCAAGACGAGTCGATCCAAACTCAGCTTTGTTCTAG
- a CDS encoding CPBP family intramembrane glutamic endopeptidase, translating to MKKYRFLFKMSAVFSYLFFVFGLSQLTLIVQNYWQFSSQIGNFFWIQNILSLLFIGVMIWILVKTGHGYLFRIPRKKWLWYSILTVLVVVLQISFNVQTAKHVQSTAEGWAVLIGYSGTNFAELGIYIALFFLIPLMEELIYRGLLQHAFFKDSRFGLDLLLPSILFALPHFSSLPSLLDIFVFTTSGIIFAGLTRYTKSIYPSYAVHVINNIVATLPFLLTFLHRVFG from the coding sequence ATGAAAAAATATCGCTTTCTTTTCAAAATGAGTGCTGTCTTCTCTTACCTATTTTTCGTATTTGGTCTTTCTCAGCTGACGCTTATTGTCCAAAACTATTGGCAATTTTCTTCCCAGATAGGCAATTTCTTCTGGATTCAAAATATCTTGAGTTTGCTATTTATCGGAGTCATGATTTGGATTCTGGTTAAGACAGGCCATGGTTATCTCTTTCGCATTCCAAGAAAAAAATGGCTTTGGTATTCGATTTTGACAGTATTAGTGGTAGTGCTCCAGATCTCTTTTAACGTTCAGACAGCTAAACATGTTCAGTCAACTGCTGAAGGTTGGGCTGTATTGATTGGTTATAGTGGGACTAACTTTGCAGAGCTAGGTATCTATATAGCCCTGTTCTTTCTGATTCCACTGATGGAAGAGTTAATCTATAGAGGATTACTGCAACACGCCTTTTTTAAAGATTCGCGATTTGGTCTTGATTTGCTTCTTCCTTCCATTTTGTTTGCTCTTCCTCATTTTTCAAGTCTGCCTAGTCTGTTAGATATTTTCGTTTTTACAACATCTGGAATCATCTTTGCTGGTTTGACCCGCTATACCAAGAGCATCTATCCTTCCTATGCAGTGCATGTGATCAATAATATTGTAGCGACCTTGCCATTTTTGCTGACTTTTTTACATAGGGTGTTTGGGTAA
- a CDS encoding bacteriocin immunity protein, which translates to MTPLKWFAGGSERRCEAMTIIDHLLEDIKAAPQLAPLKNQLVIYKKRLKDDGTSTPFILSQMNVDISRVLIDNKLDLSESQAKQIKKLRELSVIRYGY; encoded by the coding sequence ATGACACCATTAAAATGGTTTGCTGGAGGAAGCGAAAGGCGTTGTGAAGCCATGACCATCATTGATCATCTATTGGAAGATATAAAGGCTGCGCCTCAACTTGCTCCCCTGAAAAATCAGTTAGTGATTTATAAAAAACGATTAAAGGACGATGGAACCTCTACTCCATTTATTCTGAGCCAAATGAACGTTGACATCTCACGTGTGTTGATTGACAATAAGCTGGATTTGTCAGAAAGTCAAGCTAAGCAAATCAAAAAATTGAGAGAATTATCTGTTATTCGGTATGGTTACTGA
- a CDS encoding beta-N-acetylhexosaminidase, which produces MVRFTGLSPKQTQAIEALKNHISLPDVEVAVAQSDQASISIKGEGGHYQLTYRKPHQLYRALSLLATALAEGDKVDLEEQAAYEDLAYMADCSRNAVLNVASAKQMIEVLALMGYSTFELYMEDTYQIEGQPYFGYFRGAYSAEELQEIEAYAQQFDMTFVPCIQTLAHLSAFVKWGVKEVQELRDVEDILLIGEEKVYDLIDGMFATLSKLQTRKVNIGMDEAHLVGLGRYLILNGVVDRSLLMCQHLERVLDIADKYGFHCQMWSDMFFKLMSADGQYDRDVEIPEETRVYLDRLKDRVTLVYWDYYQDSEEKYNRNFRNHHKISQDIAFAGGAWKWIGFTPHNHFSRLVAIEANKACRANQIKEVIVTGWGDNGGETAQFSILPSLQIWAELSYRNNLDRLSAHFKTNTGLSVEDFMQIDLANLLPDLPGNLSGINPNRYVFYQDVLCPILDRHVTPEQDKPHFAQAAETLAVIKEKAGNYSYLFETQAQLNQILSSKVDVGRRIREAYKAGDKVSLQQIARQELPKLRSEIEHFHALFSHQWLKENKVFGLDTVDIRMGGLLQRIKRAESRIEAYLAGQLDRIDELEVEILPFTDFYADKGFTATTANQWHTIATASTIYTT; this is translated from the coding sequence GTGGTAAGATTTACAGGACTTAGTCCCAAGCAAACGCAAGCTATTGAAGCATTAAAAAATCACATTTCTCTGCCAGATGTAGAGGTAGCTGTCGCTCAGTCTGACCAAGCCTCTATCTCTATCAAGGGTGAAGGTGGACACTATCAACTAACCTATCGAAAACCTCACCAACTCTACCGCGCCTTGTCCTTGTTGGCAACAGCTCTAGCAGAAGGTGATAAGGTAGACCTTGAAGAACAAGCTGCTTATGAAGATTTGGCCTACATGGCAGACTGTTCTCGAAATGCGGTGCTGAATGTGGCTTCTGCCAAACAGATGATTGAGGTCTTGGCTCTCATGGGTTATTCAACCTTTGAGCTCTACATGGAAGATACTTATCAGATTGAGGGGCAACCTTACTTTGGTTATTTCCGTGGTGCCTACTCGGCTGAGGAGTTGCAGGAAATAGAAGCCTACGCCCAGCAGTTTGACATGACCTTTGTGCCTTGCATCCAGACCTTGGCCCACTTGTCAGCCTTCGTCAAATGGGGTGTCAAAGAAGTGCAAGAACTCCGTGATGTAGAGGACATTCTCCTTATCGGTGAAGAAAAGGTGTATGACCTGATTGATGGCATGTTTGCCACTCTGTCTAAACTGCAGACACGCAAGGTCAATATTGGGATGGACGAAGCCCACTTGGTTGGTTTGGGGCGCTACCTCATTTTGAACGGTGTTGTGGACCGTAGTCTCCTCATGTGCCAACACTTGGAGCGCGTGCTGGATATTGCCGATAAGTATGGTTTCCACTGCCAAATGTGGAGTGACATGTTCTTCAAACTCATGTCAGCAGATGGCCAGTACGACCGTGATGTGGAAATTCCTGAGGAAACTCGTGTTTACCTAGACCGTCTCAAAGATCGTGTAACCTTGGTTTACTGGGATTATTACCAAGATAGCGAAGAAAAGTACAATCGTAATTTCCGCAATCACCACAAGATTAGCCAAGATATAGCCTTTGCAGGTGGTGCTTGGAAGTGGATTGGTTTTACCCCACACAACCATTTCAGCCGTCTAGTGGCTATCGAGGCCAATAAAGCCTGTCGTGCTAATCAGATCAAAGAGGTCATCGTAACTGGTTGGGGGGACAATGGTGGGGAAACTGCCCAGTTTTCTATCCTACCCAGCTTGCAAATCTGGGCAGAACTCAGCTACCGCAATAACCTCGACCGTTTGTCTGCTCACTTCAAGACCAATACAGGTCTATCGGTTGAGGACTTTATGCAGATTGACCTAGCTAACCTCTTACCAGACTTGCCAGGCAATCTCAGCGGGATCAATCCCAACCGCTATGTCTTTTATCAGGATGTTCTCTGTCCGATTCTTGACCGGCACGTGACACCTGAACAGGACAAACCGCACTTTGCTCAGGCCGCTGAAACGCTTGCTGTTATCAAAGAAAAAGCTGGAAACTACTCTTACCTCTTTGAAACTCAGGCCCAGTTGAACCAGATTTTAAGCAGTAAAGTGGATGTGGGACGACGCATTCGTGAAGCTTATAAAGCCGGTGACAAAGTCAGCTTACAGCAAATCGCCAGACAAGAATTACCAAAACTCAGAAGCGAGATTGAACATTTCCATGCCCTCTTTAGCCATCAATGGTTGAAGGAAAACAAGGTCTTTGGCTTGGACACAGTTGATATCCGTATGGGAGGACTCTTGCAACGCATCAAGCGAGCAGAAAGTCGCATCGAGGCTTATCTAGCTGGTCAGCTTGACCGCATCGACGAGTTAGAAGTGGAAATCTTACCATTTACTGACTTCTACGCAGACAAGGGATTTACAGCCACAACAGCCAACCAGTGGCACACTATTGCGACAGCTTCGACGATTTATACGACTTAA
- a CDS encoding ROK family protein has protein sequence MTIATIDIGGTGIKFASLTPDGKILDKTSTPTPENLEDLLTWLDQRLSEKDYKGIAMSVPGAVNQETGVIEGISAVPYIHGFSWYEALAHHQLPVHLENDANCVGLSELLAHPEIENAACVVIGTGIGGAMIINGKLHRGRHGLGGEFGYMTTLAPAEKLNNWSQLASTGNMVRYVIEKSGQTDWDGRKIYQEAAAGNALCQEAIERMNRNLAQGLLNIQYLIDPDVISLGGSISQNPDFIQGVKKAVGNFVETYEEYTVAPVIQACTYHAEANLYGALVNWLQEENQW, from the coding sequence ATGACCATTGCAACCATTGATATCGGAGGGACTGGGATTAAGTTTGCCAGTCTGACTCCTGATGGAAAAATACTAGATAAGACAAGTACTCCGACGCCAGAAAACTTGGAGGATTTACTGACTTGGCTAGACCAACGTCTGTCGGAGAAAGATTATAAGGGCATTGCCATGAGCGTTCCAGGCGCGGTCAATCAAGAAACAGGTGTGATTGAGGGAATCAGTGCCGTACCTTACATCCATGGCTTTTCTTGGTATGAAGCTCTTGCTCATCATCAACTCCCTGTCCATCTAGAAAATGATGCCAACTGTGTTGGACTTAGTGAACTGCTGGCTCATCCAGAGATTGAAAATGCAGCCTGTGTCGTGATTGGGACTGGAATCGGTGGTGCCATGATTATCAATGGCAAGCTTCACCGAGGTCGCCACGGCTTGGGGGGAGAGTTTGGCTACATGACAACCCTTGCCCCTGCTGAAAAACTCAACAACTGGTCGCAACTAGCGTCAACTGGAAATATGGTGCGATACGTGATTGAAAAGTCTGGTCAGACTGACTGGGACGGACGCAAGATTTACCAAGAGGCCGCAGCTGGCAATGCTCTTTGTCAAGAAGCGATTGAGCGCATGAACCGTAATCTGGCGCAAGGCTTGCTCAATATCCAGTATCTGATCGACCCAGATGTCATTAGCCTAGGTGGCTCCATCAGCCAAAACCCTGATTTTATCCAAGGTGTCAAGAAGGCTGTCGGTAACTTTGTCGAGACCTACGAAGAATACACGGTCGCACCAGTTATCCAAGCCTGCACCTATCATGCAGAAGCCAATCTCTACGGTGCCCTTGTCAACTGGCTACAGGAGGAAAATCAGTGGTAA
- a CDS encoding carbohydrate ABC transporter permease, with amino-acid sequence MAEKKIKKEKIDNVGIHSFSKKADIFFSIISGLIALSCILPFIFVIIISVTDEKSILQYGYSFFPSKFGVDGFQFLAQFKDKILQALFISVFVTVVGTVTNVFITTTYAYAISRTTFKYRRFFTIFALLSMLFNAGLVPGYIVVTRLLQLGDTVWALIVPMLLSPFNIILMRSFFKKTIPEAILESARIDGASEARIFFQICLPLSLPGIATITLLTALGFWNDWFNALLYIKSDNLYPLQYLLMQIQQNMDYIAKAVGLSGQLGVALPKETGRMAMVVVATLPIAILYPFFQRYFVKGLTIGGVKE; translated from the coding sequence ATGGCAGAAAAGAAAATTAAAAAAGAAAAAATCGATAATGTCGGCATTCACTCCTTCAGTAAGAAAGCAGATATCTTCTTTAGTATCATCTCTGGTTTGATCGCTCTTTCTTGTATCTTGCCCTTTATCTTCGTTATCATCATTTCGGTGACAGATGAAAAGAGCATCCTCCAGTATGGATATAGCTTTTTCCCTTCGAAATTTGGTGTAGATGGATTCCAGTTCCTAGCTCAGTTTAAAGATAAGATCCTCCAAGCGCTCTTTATCTCAGTTTTTGTAACTGTAGTCGGAACAGTGACCAACGTCTTCATCACAACCACTTATGCCTACGCTATCTCACGTACAACCTTTAAGTACCGCAGATTCTTCACAATCTTCGCTCTTCTTAGTATGTTGTTCAATGCTGGTTTGGTACCAGGCTATATCGTGGTTACTCGCCTGCTTCAACTGGGTGATACCGTTTGGGCCTTGATTGTTCCAATGCTCCTCTCACCATTCAACATCATCTTGATGCGTTCCTTCTTCAAGAAGACCATTCCAGAAGCCATTCTCGAATCTGCTCGTATCGATGGTGCCAGTGAAGCTCGGATCTTCTTCCAGATTTGTTTGCCATTATCACTTCCAGGTATCGCAACCATCACGCTTTTGACAGCTCTTGGTTTCTGGAACGACTGGTTCAACGCCCTTCTTTACATCAAGAGTGACAACTTGTATCCATTGCAATATTTGCTCATGCAAATCCAGCAAAATATGGACTACATCGCAAAAGCAGTCGGCCTATCTGGCCAACTGGGAGTCGCTCTACCGAAAGAAACAGGTCGTATGGCCATGGTTGTTGTTGCAACCCTTCCAATCGCGATTCTGTATCCATTCTTCCAACGCTACTTTGTTAAAGGGTTGACGATCGGTGGTGTGAAAGAATAG
- a CDS encoding alpha-mannosidase, whose protein sequence is MENVVVHIISHSHWDREWYLPFESHRMQLVELFDNLFDLFENDPEFKSFHLDGQTIVLDDYLEIRPENRDKVQRYIDEGKLKIGPFYILQDDYLISSEANVRNTLIGQAECAKWGKSTQIGYFPDTFGNMGQAPQILQKSGIHVAAFGRGVKPIGFDNQVLEDEQFTSQFSEMYWQGADGSRVLGILFANWYSNGNEIPVDKDEALTFWRQKLSDVRDYASTNQWLMMNGCDHQPVQRNLSEAIRVANELFPDVTFVHSSFDDYVHAVESALPEQLSTVTGELTSQETDGWYTLANTSSSRIYLKQAFQENSNLLEQVVEPLTVITGGHNHKDQLTYAWKVLLQNAPHDSICGCSVDEVHREMETRFAKVNQVGNFVKTNLLNEWKGKIATHEAQSGHLFTVINTGLHDKVDTVSTVIDVATCDFKELHPTEGYKKMAALTLPSYRVEDLEGHAVEAKIEDLGANFEYDLPKDKFRQARIARQVRVTVPVHLAPLSWTTFQLLEGEQEHRDGIYQNGVIDTPFVTVSVDENITVYDKTTHEAYEDVIRFEDRGDIGNEYIYFQPKGTEPIYAELKGYEVLENTARFAKILLKHELTIPVSADEKLDAEQRGIIEFMTREAGRSEELTSVLLETEMTVFVDNPQIRFKTRFTNTAKDHRIRLLVKTHNTRPSNDSESIYEVVTRPNKPAASWENPENPQHQQAFVSLYDDEKGVTVANKGLHEYEILGDDTIAVTILRASGELGDWGYFPTPEAQCLREFEVEFTLECHQAGERFSAFRRAKAFQTPFTSLQVAKQEGSVAATGSLLSHAALSLPQVCPTAFKVAENEEGYVLRYYNMSQENVRISEHQQTILDLLERPYPVHSGLLAPQEIRTELIKKEDI, encoded by the coding sequence ATGGAAAATGTTGTTGTACATATTATCTCACATAGTCACTGGGACCGTGAGTGGTACTTACCTTTTGAAAGCCACCGTATGCAGTTGGTGGAATTATTTGATAATCTTTTTGACCTTTTTGAAAATGACCCTGAGTTCAAGAGTTTCCACTTGGATGGCCAAACCATTGTCCTTGATGACTATTTGGAAATTCGCCCTGAAAATCGCGACAAAGTCCAACGTTACATCGACGAAGGCAAACTCAAAATTGGTCCCTTTTACATCTTGCAGGATGATTACTTGATTTCAAGTGAAGCCAATGTTCGCAATACCTTGATTGGTCAAGCAGAATGTGCAAAATGGGGCAAATCAACCCAGATTGGTTACTTCCCAGATACCTTTGGAAATATGGGGCAAGCTCCCCAAATCCTTCAAAAATCAGGTATTCACGTGGCAGCTTTTGGGCGTGGTGTGAAGCCGATTGGATTTGACAACCAAGTCCTCGAAGATGAGCAGTTTACTTCCCAATTTTCAGAAATGTACTGGCAGGGTGCGGACGGAAGTCGTGTCCTCGGTATCCTCTTTGCCAACTGGTATAGTAATGGGAATGAAATCCCAGTTGATAAGGATGAGGCCCTGACTTTCTGGAGACAAAAATTGTCAGACGTACGTGACTATGCTTCGACCAACCAATGGTTGATGATGAACGGCTGTGACCACCAGCCTGTACAGCGAAATCTGAGCGAAGCCATTCGTGTGGCAAATGAACTCTTCCCAGATGTAACCTTTGTGCATAGTTCCTTTGATGACTATGTCCATGCAGTAGAAAGTGCCCTACCGGAGCAGTTATCTACGGTTACAGGTGAGTTGACGAGTCAAGAAACAGATGGTTGGTACACGCTTGCCAACACTTCCTCATCACGGATTTACCTTAAACAAGCCTTCCAAGAAAATAGTAACCTGCTAGAACAAGTGGTGGAGCCATTAACTGTCATCACTGGTGGGCACAACCATAAGGACCAGTTGACCTATGCTTGGAAAGTTCTTCTACAAAATGCGCCACATGACAGTATCTGTGGCTGTAGCGTGGACGAGGTTCACCGTGAGATGGAGACACGTTTTGCCAAGGTCAACCAAGTCGGAAACTTTGTGAAAACTAACCTTCTCAACGAGTGGAAGGGTAAAATCGCAACCCATGAAGCCCAAAGCGGCCATCTCTTTACGGTTATCAATACAGGCTTGCATGATAAGGTTGATACGGTCAGCACAGTGATTGATGTGGCGACTTGTGATTTCAAAGAATTGCACCCAACAGAAGGCTATAAGAAGATGGCAGCCTTGACCTTGCCAAGCTACCGTGTTGAAGACTTGGAAGGACATGCTGTAGAAGCGAAAATCGAAGATTTGGGAGCTAATTTTGAGTATGATTTACCAAAAGACAAGTTCCGTCAGGCTCGTATTGCTCGACAAGTGCGCGTGACAGTCCCTGTTCATCTAGCACCTCTCTCTTGGACAACCTTCCAATTGCTTGAAGGAGAACAAGAACACCGTGACGGTATTTACCAAAATGGAGTGATTGATACGCCATTTGTAACGGTCAGTGTGGATGAAAACATCACGGTCTACGACAAGACAACTCATGAAGCTTATGAAGATGTTATTCGCTTTGAAGACCGTGGTGACATTGGAAATGAGTACATCTACTTCCAACCAAAAGGAACAGAGCCTATCTACGCAGAACTCAAAGGCTATGAGGTCTTGGAAAATACAGCACGTTTTGCCAAGATTTTGCTCAAGCATGAATTGACAATTCCAGTAAGTGCAGACGAAAAACTGGATGCGGAACAAAGAGGCATCATCGAGTTTATGACGCGTGAAGCTGGGCGCTCAGAAGAATTGACAAGCGTTCTTCTTGAAACAGAGATGACCGTCTTTGTTGACAATCCACAAATTCGTTTCAAGACTCGCTTTACTAACACAGCCAAGGACCACCGTATCCGTCTCTTGGTCAAGACTCATAACACACGTCCAAGCAATGACTCTGAAAGCATCTATGAGGTGGTGACACGACCAAATAAACCAGCTGCTTCTTGGGAAAATCCTGAAAATCCTCAACACCAACAAGCCTTTGTCAGTCTGTATGATGATGAAAAAGGGGTGACAGTGGCTAATAAAGGATTGCACGAGTATGAAATCCTTGGAGACGACACCATTGCAGTGACCATTTTGCGTGCATCAGGTGAGTTAGGTGACTGGGGTTACTTCCCAACACCAGAAGCTCAGTGCTTGCGTGAGTTTGAAGTTGAGTTTACACTTGAATGCCACCAAGCAGGGGAACGTTTCTCAGCTTTCCGTCGTGCCAAAGCCTTCCAAACACCATTCACTAGTCTTCAGGTTGCTAAACAAGAAGGAAGTGTTGCTGCGACTGGTAGCCTCTTGAGTCATGCGGCACTCAGCTTGCCACAAGTCTGCCCGACAGCCTTTAAGGTAGCTGAAAATGAAGAAGGATATGTACTTCGTTACTACAATATGAGCCAAGAAAATGTGCGCATATCTGAACACCAACAAACCATTTTGGACTTGCTTGAACGACCATATCCCGTTCATTCAGGACTATTAGCGCCACAAGAGATTCGCACAGAATTGATCAAAAAAGAAGACATTTAA